From one Esox lucius isolate fEsoLuc1 chromosome 11, fEsoLuc1.pri, whole genome shotgun sequence genomic stretch:
- the LOC105013070 gene encoding phosphoinositide-interacting protein, whose amino-acid sequence MMKPTVFAVSDMDRRTSQISTDHETQETEASSPLNPVPEGVTLGTNLPCWYYFARPLLAILIGGVLFSSGTALSLLYFTQVGNVPYLLGPVFLSVGLMFLVTGLVWVPVVKQRLEHKALTKINGKALQVHEQH is encoded by the coding sequence ATGATGAAACCCACAGTGTTTGCCGTGTCTGACATGGATCGTAGAACCAGCCAAATCAGCACCGACCACGAGACCCAGGAAACCGAAGCATCTTCTCCACTGAACCCTGTCCCTGAAGGGGTTACCCTGGGCACCAACCTCCCCTGTTGGTACTACTTCGCCAGGCCCCTCCTGGCAATTCTGATCGGTGGGGTGCTGTTCAGCTCAGGCACAGCCCTCTCTCTGCTCTACTTCACCCAGGTGGGAAACGTGCCCTACCTACTGGGGCCTGTGTTCCTCTCTGTGGGTCTCATGTTCTTGGTCACAGGGCTGGTGTGGGTGCCTGTGGTCAAGCAGAGACTGGAGCACAAGGCTTTAACCAAGATCAATGGCAAGGCGCTTCAGGTGCACGAACAGCACTGA